The following coding sequences lie in one Danio rerio strain Tuebingen ecotype United States chromosome 25, GRCz12tu, whole genome shotgun sequence genomic window:
- the chrm2b gene encoding muscarinic acetylcholine receptor M2, with protein METFNLTLSPSSSHANKTNIFQDGPFKPVEFVLIVLGLSILSLITIIGNVLVMLSIKVNRNLQTVNNYFLFSLACADLFIGVFSMNLYTVYIVTGHWPLGALVCDLWLALDYVVSNASVMNLLIISFDRYFCVTKPLSYPVKRTHKMAGMMIAAAWILSFILWAPAILFWQFITGSRTVPEGECYIQFFSNAVVTFGTAIAAFYLPVITMTILYWQISKASRSRVRRRDNRRVSRVSNDGGQAGLGNERNMDRKSTQEGEEMVSRKQSASDTTTGEERDSENDSISGSVLASSNQRDDEAVSISTNGDIRARQNQSASLATESWVRFTCFKTASQKDLQNTYKVNSESQGMTNGKERLSLVSQKIISPHSQKRKSSSSREKKVTRTIMAILVAFATTWTPYNVMVLINTFCSDCIPNTVWIFGYWLCYINSTVNPACYALCNVTFKNTFKQLLTCKYRNIHATRKQ; from the exons ATGGAGACTTTCAACTTAACGCTTTCTCCAAGCTCCAGCCACGCTAACAAGACCAACATCTTCCAAGACGGTCCGTTCAAACCAGTGGAGTTTGTTCTCATTGTTCTCGGACTGAGCATCTTAAGCTTGATCACAATCATTGGCAACGTGCTGGTCATGCTCTCCATCAAGGTCAACAGGAACCTCCAGACGGTCAACAACTACTTTCTGTTCAGCCTTGCGTGCGCTGACCTGTTCATTGGCGTTTTCTCCATGAATCTCTACACTGTGTACATTGTGACCGGTCATTGGCCTTTAGGAGCTTTGGTGTGTGACCTCTGGTTGGCTCTGGACTATGTGGTGAGCAACGCCTCAGTTATGAACCTTCTCATCATCAGCTTTGACCGCTATTTCTGTGTCACCAAACCTCTCAGTTACCCAGTCAAACGGACCCACAAGATGGCAGGAATGATGATTGCCGCTGCTTGGATCCTGTCATTCATTCTCTGGGCTCCAGCTATTCTGTTCTGGCAGTTCATCACCGGCAGCAGGACAGTTCCTGAAGGCGAGTGCTATATCCAGTTTTTCTCCAACGCTGTGGTCACTTTTGGCACCGCCATTGCTGCTTTTTACCTGCCGGTGATCACCATGACCATCCTCTACTGGCAGATCTCCAAAGCAAGTCGCAGCCGTGTCAGACGCAGAGACAACCGGAGAGTTTCTAGAGTCAGTAATGATGGAGGTCAGGCTGGACTCGGGAATGAGAGAAATATGGATAGGAAGTCAACTCAGGAAGGAGAGGAAATGGTTTCACGTAAGCAGAGCGCTTCAGATACCACTACAG GAGAAGAGCGGGACAGTGAGAATGACTCTATATCCGGAAGTGTGCTTGCATCATCAAATCAGCGGGATGACGAGGCCGTGTCAATAAGCACCAACGGTGACATTAGAGCTCGCCAGAACCAATCAGCTTCACTGGCCACAGAAAGTTGGGTCAGATTCACATGCTTCAAAACGGCCTCCCAGAAAGACCTGCAAAACACATATAAGGTCAACAGCGAAAGTCAGGGCATGACAAATGGGAAGGAAAGATTGAGTCTGGTGTCGCAGAAGATTATCAGTCCACATTCTCAAAAGAGAAAGAGTTCCTCCTCCAGAGAAAAGAAAGTGACAAGAACCATTATGGCCATTTTGGTGGCATTCGCAACCACGTGGACCCCTTACAATGTGATGGTGCTCATCAACACTTTCTGCTCGGACTGTATTCCGAACACAGTGTGGATCTTTGGCTACTGGCTCTGCTATATAAACAGCACGGTTAACCCGGCCTGCTATGCGCTGTGCAATGTCACCTTTAAGAACACCTTCAAACAGCTGCTGACGTGCAAGTACAGGAATATTCACGCCACCAGAAAACAGTAG